From a single Fulvivirga ulvae genomic region:
- a CDS encoding M13 family metallopeptidase yields MYLKSFNLSNTLLALGITAVVVGCGTSSDEKSKVEETNEVIGINTTYIDSTVRPADDFFRFVNGKWIDQTEIPGDQGRWGSFNELREMTNETVLDVLENAGKSNKYGEGTDQKKATDFYAIGMDSLLAENAGIRPLELYFEKISKIGNVKDLQKYLSEQETYGGGAFFGFAVFPDLKNSKVMAAYIGQGGLGLPDRDYYTKTDAKSKEIREKYEQHLVRMLKLLGEEQESAEGQAKRIVELETRMAEASMTNVERRNIPALYNKMSLEDLDKLAPSIDWKEYLVDMGVKGIDTLIVMQPKFVEEFQKITEEVPVSTWKEYLRWRILDANAGYLNNEFVQANFEFFSKELRGVEEMQPRWKRVLATTNASLGEAIGKLYVDDVFPPEAKQKAQEMVENIKLAFADRIKNLDWMSDSTKEKALAKLKTMTVKIGYPDEWRDYSGLEVEGDPEKSSYVGNILNANKFAFNYQVNKIGKPVDKKEWGMSPQTVNAYFNPLFNEIVFPAAILQPPFYNYKADMAVNYGGIGAVIGHEISHCFDDQGSRFDAEGNMKNWWSEEDAASFKSRTGQLVAQYDDYEPLDSVKVNGAFTLGENIGDLGGVNAAYDGLQRHLAEHGNPGLIDGMTQEQRFFMSWATIWRIKYKDETLRTQVNTDPHSPGMYRANGPLANLESFYKAFDVKPGDGMYRADSVRVKIW; encoded by the coding sequence ATGTATTTAAAAAGTTTTAACCTATCTAATACGCTTTTGGCTTTGGGTATTACGGCTGTGGTTGTAGGCTGTGGTACTTCTTCAGATGAGAAGTCAAAAGTGGAAGAAACAAATGAAGTTATAGGAATCAATACTACCTATATTGATTCCACTGTAAGACCTGCAGACGATTTTTTTCGCTTTGTTAATGGTAAGTGGATAGACCAGACCGAGATCCCGGGTGACCAGGGAAGATGGGGCAGCTTCAATGAATTACGTGAAATGACTAATGAAACAGTACTTGATGTGCTGGAAAATGCAGGAAAGAGCAATAAATACGGCGAAGGTACCGATCAGAAAAAGGCTACGGATTTTTATGCTATAGGTATGGATTCATTACTCGCTGAGAATGCCGGGATCAGGCCGCTGGAGTTGTATTTTGAAAAAATCTCAAAGATTGGGAATGTAAAAGATCTTCAGAAGTATCTTTCTGAGCAGGAAACATATGGAGGGGGAGCATTTTTTGGTTTTGCCGTATTTCCTGATCTGAAGAATAGTAAAGTGATGGCCGCTTACATTGGTCAGGGTGGGCTTGGCCTTCCTGACAGAGACTATTACACCAAAACAGATGCCAAGTCAAAGGAAATCAGGGAGAAATATGAGCAACATTTGGTCAGAATGTTAAAGCTTCTGGGAGAGGAGCAGGAGAGTGCTGAAGGCCAGGCTAAGCGTATAGTAGAGCTTGAGACCAGAATGGCTGAGGCATCCATGACAAATGTAGAGCGAAGAAATATACCTGCACTGTACAACAAAATGTCTCTGGAAGATCTTGATAAGCTGGCTCCTTCAATAGACTGGAAAGAATACCTGGTTGATATGGGCGTAAAAGGCATAGATACCTTGATTGTAATGCAGCCTAAGTTTGTAGAAGAATTTCAAAAAATTACCGAAGAAGTTCCCGTGTCTACCTGGAAAGAATATTTGCGATGGAGAATACTTGATGCCAATGCCGGTTATTTGAATAACGAGTTCGTTCAGGCCAACTTTGAGTTTTTCAGTAAAGAACTGAGAGGTGTTGAAGAAATGCAGCCCAGATGGAAACGTGTGCTGGCAACTACTAATGCCTCTCTAGGTGAAGCCATAGGTAAGCTATACGTTGATGACGTTTTCCCTCCCGAAGCGAAACAGAAAGCCCAGGAGATGGTGGAGAACATTAAGCTGGCATTTGCTGACAGAATAAAGAATCTGGATTGGATGTCTGATTCCACTAAGGAAAAGGCGTTGGCTAAGTTGAAAACCATGACGGTTAAAATAGGTTACCCTGATGAGTGGAGAGACTATTCAGGCCTTGAAGTAGAGGGAGATCCCGAGAAATCATCCTATGTAGGAAATATACTTAATGCGAATAAGTTTGCTTTCAACTATCAGGTTAACAAAATAGGTAAGCCGGTTGACAAGAAAGAGTGGGGTATGAGTCCTCAAACTGTAAATGCATATTTCAACCCGCTATTTAATGAAATAGTGTTTCCGGCGGCTATTCTTCAACCTCCTTTCTACAATTATAAAGCTGATATGGCTGTAAATTACGGAGGTATTGGGGCTGTAATTGGTCATGAGATATCGCACTGTTTTGATGATCAGGGGAGCCGATTTGATGCTGAAGGAAACATGAAAAACTGGTGGAGTGAAGAGGATGCGGCTAGTTTCAAATCCAGAACGGGACAGCTCGTTGCACAATATGATGACTACGAACCTTTGGATAGTGTCAAAGTCAATGGGGCCTTTACTTTAGGAGAGAATATAGGTGATCTTGGTGGTGTTAATGCTGCTTATGACGGACTTCAGCGCCATTTGGCAGAGCATGGTAATCCCGGCCTGATCGATGGAATGACCCAGGAGCAAAGGTTTTTCATGTCATGGGCTACCATATGGAGAATTAAGTACAAAGATGAGACATTGCGAACCCAGGTAAATACTGATCCGCATTCTCCGGGTATGTACCGAGCTAACGGACCTCTGGCTAATTTGGAGAGCTTCTATAAGGCTTTTGATGTAAAGCCGGGAGATGGCATGTATAGAGCAGATAGTGTAAGAGTAAAGATTTGGTAA
- a CDS encoding 30S ribosomal protein THX translates to MGKGDKKTKKGKIAMGSYGVTRPRPVSKNTASDSDGKKADGAKKSASKKGTKA, encoded by the coding sequence ATGGGAAAAGGAGATAAAAAAACCAAAAAAGGAAAGATCGCAATGGGGTCTTATGGTGTAACAAGGCCAAGACCGGTTAGCAAAAACACGGCTTCTGATTCTGATGGGAAGAAAGCTGATGGAGCTAAAAAATCAGCATCCAAAAAAGGAACAAAAGCCTGA
- a CDS encoding anthranilate synthase component I family protein — MNKFTIKTNTKKLLADTLTPVSIYLRLRDKFAQSILLESSDYHGADNSYSYICCSPIASFEVSNGKLSKEYPGGKHETLRVNKDNLLDELNAFKASFITEESDYKFITNGLFGYMAYDNIKYFEDIEIEKVNDTIPDMIYKMYRYVIVIDHFKNELYIFEHKVDELEKKGNLSYVESLIKINNDPQFDFTLKGEEKSNYTDDEFLQILTKGRSHCLRGDVFQIVLSRRFQNKFQGDEFNVYRALRSINPSPYLFYFDYGNFKIFGSSPESQIVIKGSQASIYPIAGTFKRTGNDMADAQLAQQLAADEKENAEHVMLVDLARNDLSRSSENVAVDVFKEIQYYSHVIHLVSKVTGQLNGESSPLKLVASTFPAGTLSGAPKHMAMQLIDKYENTSRNYYGGAIGFMGFNGDFNHAIMIRSFLSKDNTLHYQAGAGVVAKSLPSSELQEVTNKLAALRKAIDMAQKLN, encoded by the coding sequence ATGAACAAATTCACCATTAAAACCAATACCAAAAAATTGCTGGCAGACACCCTGACACCAGTGAGTATCTACCTGAGGCTAAGAGATAAATTTGCCCAGAGTATATTGCTGGAAAGCTCTGATTACCACGGGGCGGATAATAGCTACTCCTATATATGCTGTTCTCCTATAGCTTCATTTGAGGTAAGTAACGGAAAGCTTAGCAAAGAATATCCGGGGGGTAAACATGAAACGCTCAGAGTAAACAAGGACAATCTGTTGGATGAATTAAATGCCTTTAAGGCATCGTTTATTACAGAAGAGTCTGACTATAAATTTATTACGAACGGCCTGTTTGGCTATATGGCCTATGATAACATCAAATATTTCGAAGATATTGAAATAGAAAAGGTGAATGACACCATTCCCGATATGATCTATAAAATGTATCGTTATGTGATAGTTATTGATCATTTCAAAAATGAGCTTTATATTTTTGAGCATAAAGTAGACGAGCTTGAAAAGAAAGGCAACCTAAGCTATGTAGAATCGCTGATAAAAATTAACAACGATCCACAATTTGACTTTACCCTAAAGGGGGAAGAGAAATCGAATTACACTGATGACGAGTTTCTTCAGATTCTTACCAAGGGCCGCTCTCATTGCCTGCGCGGAGATGTTTTTCAAATCGTGCTTTCGCGAAGGTTCCAAAATAAGTTTCAGGGTGATGAATTTAATGTTTACCGTGCCCTTCGTTCTATAAATCCTTCCCCATATCTCTTCTATTTTGATTACGGTAACTTTAAAATATTCGGCTCTTCACCGGAATCACAAATTGTAATTAAAGGTTCTCAGGCCAGTATTTATCCTATAGCTGGTACATTTAAACGTACAGGCAATGATATGGCAGATGCACAACTGGCGCAGCAGCTTGCAGCAGATGAAAAGGAAAATGCAGAACATGTAATGCTTGTAGACCTGGCCAGGAATGACCTGAGCAGAAGCTCTGAAAATGTGGCCGTAGATGTATTTAAAGAAATACAGTATTACTCGCACGTAATCCACCTGGTCAGCAAAGTCACGGGCCAGCTTAACGGAGAATCATCACCACTGAAGCTTGTAGCCAGTACTTTCCCTGCCGGTACACTTTCCGGGGCGCCCAAGCATATGGCTATGCAATTAATAGACAAGTATGAGAATACCAGCAGAAACTACTACGGGGGTGCCATCGGCTTTATGGGCTTCAACGGAGATTTTAACCATGCCATCATGATACGTTCATTTTTGAGCAAGGATAATACACTACATTATCAGGCAGGAGCCGGAGTGGTGGCAAAATCACTCCCCTCCAGCGAATTGCAGGAAGTGACAAACAAACTTGCGGCTCTAAGAAAGGCAATTGATATGGCTCAAAAACTTAACTGA
- a CDS encoding anthranilate synthase component II, which produces MKKILLLDNYDSFTYNIVHIIKELGHGDALSVIRNDKITVEEAGAYDKILISPGPGIPDEAGILKPLVERYGAEKSILGICLGLQGIAEVFGSKLYNMFSVLHGVSSDISVLEPEDYLFQNVPGKFKGCHYHSWAVLPESINGKLKVTAIDEQNNIMGLRHVEYDVRGLQFHPESILTEHGKQLIDNWLKK; this is translated from the coding sequence ATGAAGAAAATACTTTTACTTGATAACTACGATTCCTTTACCTACAACATAGTTCATATCATAAAAGAGCTGGGCCATGGCGATGCTCTTAGCGTGATCAGAAACGATAAGATCACCGTAGAGGAAGCCGGTGCGTACGACAAGATCCTTATTTCACCAGGACCTGGCATCCCTGATGAGGCAGGTATACTTAAGCCGTTGGTTGAACGATATGGCGCTGAAAAGAGCATTTTAGGCATATGCCTTGGCCTGCAGGGTATAGCAGAAGTGTTTGGCAGCAAACTGTACAATATGTTTTCGGTGCTACATGGGGTGTCAAGTGACATATCTGTTTTGGAGCCTGAAGATTACCTTTTCCAAAACGTACCGGGAAAATTTAAGGGTTGCCACTACCACAGCTGGGCGGTGCTGCCGGAGTCTATCAATGGTAAGTTAAAGGTAACGGCCATTGATGAGCAGAATAATATTATGGGTTTGAGGCATGTGGAGTACGATGTAAGAGGGCTGCAGTTTCACCCTGAATCTATTTTGACAGAGCACGGAAAACAACTAATTGATAACTGGTTAAAAAAATAA
- the trpD gene encoding anthranilate phosphoribosyltransferase has translation MKDILNKLIEHKSLDKDFSRQILIELAQGKYTNSQVAAFLTVYMMRTITVDELEGFRDAMLELCTPVEIDEYNAIDLCGTGGDGKDTFNISTLSSFVVAGAGQNVAKHGNNGVSSICGSSNLLSHFGYEFSSHKDELLRSLDDAGICFLHAPLFHPAMKNVAPIRRELGVKTFFNMLGPMVNPSFPRKQLVGVFSLELARLYGYLYQKSNKDFVILHALDGYDEVSLTGNFKMISNVGEKILSPENLGLPKVSKEEISGGKTIEESAKIFIKILNGEGTSAQKAVVAANAGMALYCSNQKESIEDCVARAHASLESGRALRAFNRLLNKKKTYTTA, from the coding sequence ATGAAAGATATACTTAATAAGCTCATTGAACATAAATCTCTCGACAAAGACTTTTCGAGACAAATACTGATAGAACTGGCTCAGGGGAAGTATACTAACAGTCAGGTTGCAGCTTTCCTGACCGTTTATATGATGCGTACCATTACCGTAGATGAACTGGAAGGCTTTAGAGATGCCATGCTGGAACTATGCACTCCGGTGGAGATTGATGAGTATAATGCAATAGACCTTTGCGGCACTGGGGGCGATGGTAAGGATACGTTTAACATTTCCACGCTTTCATCCTTTGTAGTGGCGGGTGCCGGCCAAAATGTTGCCAAACATGGAAATAACGGTGTGTCTTCCATATGCGGATCTTCGAACCTGCTGAGCCATTTTGGGTATGAGTTTAGCAGTCACAAAGATGAGCTGCTCCGAAGTCTTGACGATGCAGGCATATGCTTCCTGCATGCACCACTTTTTCATCCGGCTATGAAGAATGTTGCACCGATCCGTAGAGAACTGGGAGTAAAGACCTTTTTCAATATGCTGGGGCCTATGGTCAACCCGTCTTTTCCACGTAAGCAGCTGGTGGGCGTATTCAGCCTCGAACTGGCGCGCCTTTATGGATACCTGTATCAAAAATCGAATAAAGACTTTGTTATCCTGCACGCCTTAGATGGCTACGATGAGGTTTCGTTGACCGGCAATTTCAAAATGATCTCCAATGTGGGGGAAAAAATCCTGAGCCCTGAAAACCTGGGGCTTCCAAAGGTATCGAAAGAAGAAATATCAGGAGGGAAAACCATTGAAGAGTCTGCTAAAATATTTATAAAAATACTAAATGGAGAAGGCACCTCGGCGCAGAAAGCTGTAGTAGCTGCCAATGCAGGCATGGCCTTGTATTGCTCAAACCAGAAAGAGTCCATAGAGGATTGTGTGGCAAGGGCTCACGCCTCATTGGAATCTGGCAGGGCGCTCAGAGCATTTAACAGATTGTTGAACAAAAAGAAAACTTATACAACTGCATAA
- the trpC gene encoding indole-3-glycerol phosphate synthase TrpC, with translation MNILKEIIQHKKVEVQRKKELFPVKLLEQSLFFNTQPVSLKKYVLREDKSGVIAEIKRKSPSKGIINPEVSVERISIGYMQAGASALSVLTDTHYFGGKNEDLLIARKFNFCPILRKDFTVDEYQIIEAKSIGADAILLIAAVLTPQEVLQMSKFAHSLGLEVLLEIHNADELGHINEHVDLVGVNNRDLTSFEVDINTSIKLSDAIPSGIVKVSESGIHSPDDVIELKKHGFNGFLIGERFMQNSRPEKSCARFIEKLSEIEKINYAKA, from the coding sequence ATGAATATTCTAAAAGAAATAATACAGCATAAGAAAGTCGAAGTTCAGAGAAAAAAGGAGCTTTTCCCGGTTAAACTTCTTGAGCAAAGCCTGTTCTTCAATACGCAACCGGTTTCCCTTAAAAAGTATGTTTTACGGGAAGATAAATCAGGAGTGATAGCAGAGATCAAAAGAAAATCGCCATCGAAAGGTATAATCAATCCTGAAGTTTCGGTGGAAAGGATTTCCATTGGATACATGCAGGCAGGTGCATCGGCCCTTTCGGTGCTGACCGATACTCATTATTTCGGAGGTAAAAATGAAGATTTACTTATAGCCAGGAAGTTTAATTTCTGTCCAATACTAAGAAAGGACTTTACAGTAGATGAGTACCAGATCATAGAGGCAAAATCTATTGGAGCTGATGCCATATTACTGATAGCGGCTGTATTAACTCCACAAGAGGTGTTGCAGATGTCAAAATTTGCTCATTCATTAGGGCTGGAGGTACTATTGGAAATACACAATGCTGATGAGCTTGGGCACATTAATGAGCATGTTGATCTTGTGGGAGTGAATAACCGCGACCTCACCAGCTTTGAAGTAGATATTAATACCTCTATCAAATTGTCGGATGCCATCCCCTCAGGTATAGTTAAAGTGTCAGAGAGCGGCATTCATTCCCCAGACGATGTGATTGAACTTAAGAAGCATGGATTTAACGGGTTCCTAATCGGGGAGCGCTTTATGCAAAACAGCAGACCGGAAAAATCATGCGCGAGGTTTATTGAGAAGTTAAGCGAGATAGAAAAGATCAACTATGCCAAAGCTTAG
- a CDS encoding phosphoribosylanthranilate isomerase, with translation MPKLSSVKLKVCGLRDNIAEVAALRPDFAGFIFYDRSPRYAGDMLLKNYFNDFPESTMKVGVFVNQPVEKVLDTARQFSLDFVQLHGDESFAECLHLKANGLGVIKVFAGNKVIDRKLLLEYAEVVDYYLFDTRLKSYGGNGVTFDWTVLKGLDLPKPVILSGGLTLENIRQLEELDDLDIYAIDINSQFEISPGLKNTELIKQLKEQMQ, from the coding sequence ATGCCAAAGCTTAGTAGCGTTAAATTAAAAGTGTGTGGCCTAAGGGATAACATCGCTGAGGTTGCGGCGCTAAGGCCTGATTTCGCAGGGTTTATTTTCTATGACAGGTCACCCAGATATGCAGGAGATATGCTTCTAAAAAATTATTTTAATGATTTTCCTGAGTCTACCATGAAAGTCGGGGTTTTTGTAAACCAGCCGGTGGAAAAGGTGCTGGATACAGCCAGGCAGTTCAGTCTGGACTTTGTGCAACTGCACGGAGACGAATCTTTTGCCGAGTGTCTGCACCTGAAAGCAAATGGCCTTGGGGTAATCAAAGTTTTTGCTGGGAATAAAGTTATAGACAGAAAGCTGCTGCTGGAGTATGCCGAGGTAGTTGACTACTATTTATTTGATACACGGCTCAAAAGCTATGGAGGTAACGGTGTGACCTTTGATTGGACAGTGCTGAAGGGGCTGGATCTGCCCAAACCTGTCATTTTGAGTGGAGGTTTAACCCTGGAGAATATTCGTCAGCTTGAGGAATTAGACGATCTGGATATTTACGCTATTGACATCAACAGCCAGTTTGAGATCAGTCCCGGGCTCAAGAATACTGAACTTATCAAACAACTTAAAGAGCAAATGCAATAA
- the trpB gene encoding tryptophan synthase subunit beta, translating into MSDILKNTIEKKRYAVDEQGYYGQFGGAYIPEMLYPNVEELREKYLQIIAADEFQNEFRKLLKDYVGRPTPLFYAQRLSEKYNTKIYLKREDLCHTGAHKVNNTIGQIILAKKLGKNKIIAETGAGQHGVATATVCALMGLECIVYMGKVDMARQKPNVERMRILGAEVVPATCGSQTLKDATNEAMRHWINNPLDTHYIIGSVVGPHPYPDMVTRFQSVISEEIRLQLEQEEGRQLPDHVIACVGGGSNAAGAFYHFLDDEPVNLIAVEAAGKGVNSGESAATTALGKAGVLHGSKTLLMQTEDGQVIEPYSISAGLDYPGIGPMHAHLFETGRVKFENASDEEAMHAGIELSRLEGIIPAIESAHALAALDKLKLAPNDIVVVNLSGRGDKDLDTYIKWGKY; encoded by the coding sequence ATGTCTGACATATTGAAAAATACTATTGAGAAGAAAAGGTATGCTGTGGACGAACAAGGCTATTACGGTCAGTTCGGCGGAGCGTATATACCGGAAATGCTATACCCCAATGTTGAGGAACTGAGGGAAAAATACTTGCAAATAATAGCGGCCGACGAGTTTCAAAATGAATTCAGAAAGCTGCTTAAGGATTATGTGGGCAGGCCTACTCCTTTATTTTATGCACAAAGGCTGTCGGAAAAATATAATACAAAGATCTATCTGAAGAGAGAAGACCTTTGCCATACCGGTGCACACAAAGTAAATAACACGATCGGGCAGATTATACTGGCAAAGAAATTGGGTAAAAACAAAATAATAGCAGAAACAGGAGCCGGGCAGCATGGAGTGGCTACTGCTACCGTATGTGCCCTTATGGGGCTGGAATGTATAGTGTATATGGGCAAGGTAGATATGGCCAGGCAAAAGCCTAATGTAGAGCGCATGAGAATACTCGGCGCTGAGGTTGTACCGGCTACATGTGGCAGCCAAACCCTTAAAGATGCTACCAACGAGGCCATGCGTCACTGGATTAACAATCCGCTGGATACACATTACATAATCGGTTCTGTGGTGGGGCCGCATCCTTACCCGGATATGGTCACCCGTTTTCAAAGTGTGATCAGTGAAGAGATCAGGCTGCAACTGGAGCAGGAGGAAGGGCGTCAGCTCCCGGATCACGTGATTGCATGTGTGGGAGGAGGAAGTAACGCGGCAGGTGCCTTTTATCATTTTCTGGACGATGAACCGGTTAATTTGATAGCCGTGGAAGCGGCAGGCAAGGGCGTAAACAGTGGAGAGTCCGCTGCTACCACAGCATTGGGTAAAGCAGGTGTACTCCACGGAAGTAAAACCTTGCTTATGCAAACGGAAGATGGTCAGGTGATTGAGCCCTATTCCATATCTGCAGGCCTTGATTACCCTGGTATAGGACCGATGCATGCACATCTGTTTGAAACTGGAAGGGTAAAGTTTGAAAATGCAAGTGATGAAGAAGCTATGCACGCTGGTATTGAATTGAGCAGGTTGGAGGGGATCATTCCGGCCATAGAGTCGGCACATGCCCTTGCTGCATTGGATAAATTGAAACTTGCACCCAACGATATAGTCGTGGTCAATTTATCGGGTCGCGGTGATAAAGACCTGGACACCTACATCAAGTGGGGCAAATATTGA
- the trpA gene encoding tryptophan synthase subunit alpha: MNTKTSNRINELFESNGREVLSIYYTAGFPQLNDTLRIAQYLEEAGADIIEIGMPFSDPVADGPTIQESNKRALDNGMSIRLLFDQLAALREKVSIPVILMGYINPVLQFGINKFCSECERCGVDGLIIPDLPMAEYLALYKNIFAEHGLKNVFLITPQTSENRIRLIDEHTDGFIYMVSSASVTGAKDLFGEQQRKYFERIQNMQLKNPLLIGFGISNHETFKVASSYSNGAIIGSAFIKLLQAATDLKEEIKTFVKDIKALNQ, translated from the coding sequence ATGAATACAAAAACTTCCAATAGAATAAATGAATTGTTTGAGTCAAACGGGCGTGAGGTACTTTCGATCTATTATACAGCTGGTTTTCCTCAGTTGAATGATACGTTGAGAATAGCGCAGTACCTCGAAGAGGCCGGAGCAGATATCATTGAAATAGGAATGCCCTTTTCCGATCCTGTAGCTGACGGACCAACGATCCAGGAGAGTAATAAAAGGGCTTTGGACAATGGCATGAGCATACGCCTGTTATTTGACCAACTCGCTGCGTTGCGAGAGAAAGTCTCCATACCCGTCATACTGATGGGATATATCAATCCTGTGCTGCAATTCGGTATAAACAAGTTTTGCTCTGAATGTGAGCGTTGCGGAGTAGATGGGCTTATAATCCCGGATTTACCGATGGCGGAGTACCTGGCACTGTATAAAAACATCTTTGCAGAACACGGCCTTAAAAATGTTTTCCTGATTACGCCGCAGACCTCGGAAAACCGAATCAGGCTGATCGATGAGCATACGGATGGATTTATCTATATGGTGTCTTCTGCCAGTGTAACAGGGGCTAAAGACCTGTTTGGCGAGCAGCAGCGTAAATACTTTGAGCGCATACAAAACATGCAGTTGAAGAACCCATTGCTTATTGGCTTTGGTATATCCAATCATGAAACTTTCAAAGTGGCCTCTTCTTACAGTAATGGAGCTATTATAGGCAGTGCTTTCATTAAACTGTTGCAGGCAGCAACTGACTTAAAAGAGGAGATTAAAACATTTGTTAAAGACATTAAAGCATTGAACCAATGA
- a CDS encoding bifunctional 3-deoxy-7-phosphoheptulonate synthase/chorismate mutase — protein sequence MIIQLQTGLPQDKKQKIIAKVNDLKYKTTEVNTQKGDYIIGIGKSEFDIREIGQIPGISDIHIVSDDYKLVSRKWKVNPTSIDLGDGVVISEGDMAIMAGPCSIESEEQINKTIEHLKANDVRIMRGGVYKPRSSPYSFRGLGIEGLKQWYKAAREAGIKIITEVMQVSQIEEMYDYIDVYQVGARNTQNFNLLDELGKVDKPVLIKRGISGTIDELLYSAEYVFSAGNENLMLCERGIRTYERASRNTMDINAIPILKEKTHLPVIADPSHGIGIRDYVEPVALACIMAGADGVIYETHEKPNEAFSDGQQTLNFRDSAKLVNKIRKVFELRESL from the coding sequence ATGATTATACAATTACAAACCGGCCTTCCTCAAGATAAAAAGCAAAAGATCATAGCGAAGGTCAATGACCTGAAATACAAGACTACTGAGGTTAACACCCAAAAAGGAGATTATATCATTGGGATTGGGAAGAGTGAGTTCGATATCCGTGAAATAGGGCAGATACCGGGGATTTCAGATATCCATATCGTTTCAGATGACTACAAGCTTGTATCCAGAAAGTGGAAAGTTAATCCTACCAGTATTGATCTGGGAGACGGAGTTGTTATCTCCGAAGGTGATATGGCAATAATGGCCGGCCCATGCTCAATTGAAAGCGAGGAGCAGATCAATAAGACCATTGAACATCTTAAGGCCAATGATGTAAGAATAATGAGAGGTGGTGTCTACAAACCAAGAAGTTCTCCTTACTCGTTCCGCGGCCTTGGAATTGAAGGGTTAAAACAATGGTATAAAGCTGCACGTGAAGCCGGTATAAAAATTATTACCGAAGTAATGCAGGTATCGCAGATTGAAGAGATGTACGATTATATTGATGTGTACCAGGTAGGTGCCAGAAATACCCAGAACTTTAACTTATTGGATGAATTGGGCAAAGTGGACAAGCCTGTACTCATTAAAAGAGGAATTTCCGGTACGATAGATGAACTGTTATATTCTGCCGAATATGTGTTTTCAGCCGGTAATGAAAACCTGATGCTATGTGAAAGAGGCATTAGGACGTACGAACGGGCCAGCAGAAACACCATGGATATTAATGCCATTCCGATTCTAAAAGAAAAGACGCATCTGCCGGTAATTGCTGATCCATCGCACGGTATTGGTATCCGCGATTATGTTGAACCTGTTGCGTTAGCCTGTATCATGGCCGGGGCCGACGGGGTGATCTATGAAACCCATGAAAAACCAAACGAAGCATTTTCAGATGGTCAGCAAACACTCAATTTCAGGGATTCAGCAAAGCTGGTTAATAAGATCAGAAAAGTTTTTGAACTTAGAGAGAGCCTGTAA